The region TGGCCGGCTTCGTTGCCGTCGTCGGCCTCACGTCCGGCCTGCAAGCCGTGCAAACCGTGCGCGAACACGGCCTGACCCTGTTTGGCGTGGGCGTGGTGGTGACCATCTTGCCGATGATTTTGACCATGCTGATCGGCCGCTACATCTTGCGTTATGACAACGTGGCCGTGTTTGCGGGCGCCTTGTCCGGCTCGCGCAGCGCCAATCCCGCGTTCGGCGAAGTGCTGAACGCGGCGCAAAACTCGATTCCCACCGTACCGTTTGCCATCACGTATGCCCTGGCCAACGTTTTCCTGACCTTGCTGGGGCCGCTGATCGTGGCCTTCGTCTGAGTCTGCAAGAACCCTGCACATTGTCTGTCTAAAGGAGTAGCACACATGGATTTCAGTAACCCAAGCAAACTCGCCCTGTTGAGCCCATTCGAATTGAAGGATGCGCTGATCCAGACGGCCAAGCAAAGCAACCGTTTGATGCTCAATGCGGGCCGCGGCAACCCGAATTTCCTGGCCACCACGCCCCGTCACGGCTTCTTCCAGTTTGGCCAGTTCGCCATGACGGAAGCGGAACGTTCCTATGTGTACATGGACGACGTGGGCGGTTTCCCCACGCGCGACGGCATCGAGGCGCGCTTTGAAATTTTCGTGCGCAAGCATGAAGGCAACCCGGGCGTGCATTTCATCGAGGCGGCCGTGTCGTATGTGCGCGACCAGCTGGGCTTGAGCGCAGGCGATTTCCTCTACGAGATGTGCGAAGCCATCCTCGGCTGCAACTATCCGGTGCCGGACCGCATGCTGCGCCTGTCCGAGAAAATCGTCGGCCAGTATATCCACCGCGAAATGATCGGCAAGCACCCGTTCGTCGACAACTTCGACATGTACGCCGTCGAAGGCGGCACTGCCGCCATGACGTATCTGTTTGCCAGCCTGAAATCGAACCACATCATCCAGGAAGGCGACACGATCGCCCTGGGCATGCCGATCTTCACGCCCTACATTGAAATTCCCCAGCTGAACGATTACAAGCTAAACACCGTGCACATCGATGCGCCGCAATCGAACAACTGGCAATTCACCAAGAAGGAACTGGACAAGCTGCTCGATCCGAAAGTCAAAGCCTTCTTCCTCGTCAACCCCAGCAATCCGCCGTCCGTCAAGATCGATGACGAAACCCTGGAATACATCGCCAAGATCATCAAGAAGCGCCCGGACCTGATCATTTTGACCGATGACGTGTACGGCACCTTTGCCGACAATTTCGTTTCGCTGTTCGCCATTTGCCCGTTCAACACCATCCTCGTGTATTCGTTCTCGAAATATTTCGGCGCGACGGGCTGGCGCATGGGCGTGGTGGCCACGCATGAAAACAATGTGCTCGACGCCAAGATTGCCAAGTTGCCGGAAACCATCAAGAAGCAGCTCGATGCGCGCTATCACTCCATCACGACGGAGCCGCGCGAGCTGAAATTCATCGACCGCCTGGTGGCCGACAGCCGCACGGTGGCGCTGAACCACACGGCTGGCCTGTCCACGCCCGTGCAGGCGCAGATGACCTTGTTCTCCCTGTTCTCGCTGATGGATGAAGAGCAAAAGTACAAGCAGTCGATGAAGCGCATTGTGCTGCGCCGCAAGGAAGCGCTGTATCGCGAACTGGGCTTGCCAATGGTGCACGACGCCAATTCCGTGCGCTACTACCATCTGCTGGACATGGAGTCCCTGGCCGCGCAGATGCATGGCGTGGAGTTTTCGCAGTGGCTGCTGAAAAAACTGAAACCCAACGAAGCCCTGTTCCGCCTGGCCGAGGAAACGGGCGTCATCCTGCTGCCGGGCCGCGGCTTCGGCACCACGCACCCGTCCGGCCGCGTGTCGCTGGCCAACCTGAACGAATACGACTACGCCAACATCGGCCGCGCCATCCGCAACATGGCGTCCGAGTTCTTTGCCGTGTTTGAAAAGGAGAAAGAGAAGGTCAATAAAAAGGCCAAGAAATAACTGGCTTGGCTGAGGTTTGACCGCAACGGGCGCCCCGCAAGAGGCGCCCGTTTTTTTGTTTCAGTTCCAGTAACCAATAGTGCAGGCTGGAATGGACATCCATGGATATAATTGCTATTGCGAAAGTATAAACATGGCAACCCCGTGCTTTCCCCTCATTCATTGACTGGACGCTACATGGGCAGATTGCAAGGACACATATCATTATTGCTGGCGGGCGCGCTGGGCGCGGCCATGCCCGCCCAGGCGGAACCGCTGACCTTTAACGAAGCGCTGCAGCAAGCGGCCAGGGCTTCGGGCGCCGTGCAGGGCGCCGCGCTCGACGTGCGGGCCAAAACACTGAAGGCCGAAGCCTTGTCGAATATCGATGGTCCTTCCGTGGACTTGACGGCGTTTCGCGGCCGGTTGTCGACGGATTTGAGTATCGATACGAGCGGCCTGGCCGGCGTGGTGGGCGGCATCGAATCCGCG is a window of Janthinobacterium rivuli DNA encoding:
- a CDS encoding bifunctional aspartate transaminase/aspartate 4-decarboxylase; its protein translation is MDFSNPSKLALLSPFELKDALIQTAKQSNRLMLNAGRGNPNFLATTPRHGFFQFGQFAMTEAERSYVYMDDVGGFPTRDGIEARFEIFVRKHEGNPGVHFIEAAVSYVRDQLGLSAGDFLYEMCEAILGCNYPVPDRMLRLSEKIVGQYIHREMIGKHPFVDNFDMYAVEGGTAAMTYLFASLKSNHIIQEGDTIALGMPIFTPYIEIPQLNDYKLNTVHIDAPQSNNWQFTKKELDKLLDPKVKAFFLVNPSNPPSVKIDDETLEYIAKIIKKRPDLIILTDDVYGTFADNFVSLFAICPFNTILVYSFSKYFGATGWRMGVVATHENNVLDAKIAKLPETIKKQLDARYHSITTEPRELKFIDRLVADSRTVALNHTAGLSTPVQAQMTLFSLFSLMDEEQKYKQSMKRIVLRRKEALYRELGLPMVHDANSVRYYHLLDMESLAAQMHGVEFSQWLLKKLKPNEALFRLAEETGVILLPGRGFGTTHPSGRVSLANLNEYDYANIGRAIRNMASEFFAVFEKEKEKVNKKAKK